GTGTCAGCCGCCAGGTAATCGTACAGGATATCGCTTTGTTACGAGCATCAGAGGTCAATATTATATCAACGACAAAAGGTTACCTAATATATCAGGCAGAGAACAAACAGGTTAAGCGGTTGATGAAGGTTCGACATACAACCGAGCAGATTGAGGATGAGCTCTGTACCATTGTTGATAATGGTGGAAAGGTTCTGGATGTACTGGTTACCCATCAGATATACGGACCCATTACTACTGCGTTAACCATACGAAACCGTCAGGATGTATATGATTTCGTGAAAAAGGTTCATGAAAAAAAGATCGTCCCATTAAAGGATCTGACAGATGGGGTACATCAGCATACGGTGGAAACAGATTCCGAAGCATCACTGGATCGGGTGGAACAGGCTTTGGATCAAAAAGGTTATCTAATTAGAAGCGAGTGAGATTGATATTCGGAATCCTCCTATATCACCCTCACTCGTTTTGATTTTCCCACTTTTTAGCGAAGTAACAACATGGGATTTACTGTCTGCTCATTTTCAAGTACTTGAAAATACAGGTTGCTGCCTTCTAATGTATAATATTTTGTCGGTTCACTAACTGTACCGATGATATCTCCCTCATTTACCATATCTCCAACCTCAAGGGATACATTATCTAATTGACCGTAAACCACACTGTATCCATCACCGATATTTACCGTAACAGTGAGTCCAGTCTCTTCATTATCTGTATCGATGCTGCTTACGATACCTGTTGCTGCTGCCTTTACTTCTGTTCCCACTTCTGCATCAATAATGATGGCAGGGTTACATTTATACTGCATCAAAGTTGCAAAATAAATCGTATGATCCATACTATAGTTCATAATAACATTACCATTCACAGGCCATAGGAGACCCTCGTCTGCTTTAAAGGACAGATTTTCCATAGCCTTGGTATTGTCTGCTTGAACTGTTTTACTGTTTGCTTCAACTGATTCCGGGGCTTCCGCCTTTGCTGTCTCATTCGACTGCGTATCCTGCGCTACCTCGGTATCATCCTTGACGGTATCGGCATACCCTTCGTATTCAATCTGATTGCCGTTGCTTTCCACCACTTGTGGCGTCTCATCCGTTGTAGTATCATTTGCTACAGTATCATTCGTTGAATTACTTCCATTATTAGCAATCCCCTCCGATACCGGGTTATTTTCAGCCAATTGATTATCCTCCTCATTGGCTGCTATGTTTTCATCGGTCTCATTCAGATCCACATAATTCTCATCCTCACTATTTTGGTTTGAGGTCATTTGTGATCCTAAGAATGCTACTGCAGCGATAGCAATCACTCCGACAAACAACAATACATAATAACCTTTTCCTTTGAAAAATTCAGTAAATCTGTTCTTTTTCACTGTTATCACCTCAATTATATTCTTCTCAGATAATAATTTATTTATACCTCACTCTTTACCGAGTTTGATTATTTTAAACACTCATGGAAAAGGTTTGAATATCAGCCTAGTTAATTTCCTCTAAAAGAGCCGGAAATTGCATGAGTAATTTAATATTCATATTATTTCCTTGTATTCAATTTTTAATCTGAAATTTAAAAGAAGTTTGAGGAAGTTTTTGAAGAAATAATAGATAAAATAGTTGATGAAAGAATTGATGAAGCTATTGGCGAAGTGATTGATAAAGTCTTAATAAATTCAATAATGAATTCTTTAATGAATTTCTAGAAGAAATGAAAGGTATGTAAACAGTAATATCCGGTATCAGATTACCATTTACAATCATTGAAAGATCATCCGTTTCATTAATTTGCCTAGGGAGAATTGAGATGTTCCCATCTGACAAAGGAATACAGTAGATTTACTTCCAAGTAGTGTAACTGGCAATCCGATACCGGATATTGTTCAGTAGAATATTATTATGGTAATTCATTATCTGCACTAGTCTGTACCTTCCTTAATATAATATGTAATTCATTACTATTCATCACAGCAGATACAGCCCTCCGAGAACTCTGCGGAGCAGGCAGCTTCCATTGACATTACAAAATCATTATTCTCATTCTTACTCTCCGGAATTTTATTAATGTCCTTTTCTCTCATATTACATACCTCCTTAAATTAAAAAACTATCTATATCATATATTGTAGTAGTGGATTACAATATTAGTAATCATTACTATAATTATATTATATGAATATTTTTCAATAAATCAAGTGTTTTCTGATAATTTGGTGTATGTTCTACGATTTGAACATTAATCTTATAAAATATCCTTGGTTATTAGTAAAAATGTATAGAAATGGTAGTGTATAGAAATGGTAATGCAATAATTTCTTTTCTTCTTCCCTTACCACTGATAATCAAAATGAATCTTATTCGGATCAAACTTATCTTTCACATTGCCGGTTTCTGCAGGGTAACCGATGGAAAGAATCGCAAATGGTTTAATCCCCACCGGCAAGCGTACAAAATCACTGACCATATCAAGCTGCTCCGGTTCGGCAGGATTGGCACCTTGCCATACGCCTCCAAGGCCCAAGGATTGCGCTGCAATCAGTATATTTTCTGAAGCGGCGGCACAATCATGTTCCCAAAAGCTTGGAAGAGTTGCAGCCTTAGGTTCCCCGCACACAAGAATAGAGACCGGCGCATTCTTGATTGTATGATACCCTCCGTGAATCTGAGATAATTTGTCCTTGATTTCCTGATCCCGAATCACTACAAAATGCCAGCACCTTTGATTACACGCAGAGGGAGCATTCATAGCAGCATACAGAAGAACCGTTATGACTTCCTTCGGTACCTCCTTCGCTTGGAACTTTCTAATGCTTCTCCTTTTGAAAATGTCCATTAATGTCGTATTCTCCATAATATTCTCCATAATTCTTATCCTCTCCTACTATATAATGATTATAAAAATTTTATCGTATGGATTAATATCCATCCTGTGATATAATTATAGAAAAACAGGAAACAACCTACAAGTACGCACTTTTCAGTAATGTACTTACCAAATGGTAACTAAATATAATACTTAAGCGAGGTTTTTATGGTTACATTTAACGGAAAAACATATGAATGTCCTTTGGAAATGACAATCGATTTAATCGGAGGTAAATGGAAGGTTCTATTACTATGGCATCTGTCGAAGGGTCCCCTTCGTTTCAATGAATTAAGCCGCATATTCCCTCATCTTTCCACGAAGATGTTGACTCAGCAATTGAGGGATTTAGAAAGGGATGGCTTAGTTCACAGGAATATCTATCCTCAGGTTCCACCCAAGGTAGAATACACTCTGACTGATCTAGGTCATAGCATGATGCCCATCCTGCAGGAAATGAATCGCTGGGGTACATCCCACATAAACACTCAGATCCCCCAGTCGGATCAATGATAAATTCGATGGCCAACCAACGGGCATCAGGGTAGCTTTGATGCGGTCTGGGATTGCGTGTTCATATACGTAGAGAAGCTGTTCTTCATAATATGAGATTCCATCTTTCTTTGATTCTACTTATTGACATTTCAGGAGAAAGCTATAAAATAAAAATATGCGGATATGGTTCAATGGTAGAACACGAGCTTCCCAAGCTTGCGACGCGGGTTCGATTCCCGTTATCCGCTTAAAAAGAAAAAGTGGCTGTCACTTTAACGATTGAAAAATCGTGAAGTGGCAGCTTCCTTTTTTGTACTGTTGATTAAACATAAGAATTGAAGACTGCAAGAAAAAGCATGAGCCCGCTGGCAAAATGACTTTTTCTTGTGACGACTTTCAGGGGGTTCGGAAGGACGTTGTTTGACGGTAAATTGATGGTTTACAATTCACCGCCCGTTACCCACGTTGTAGAAATTATATAAGTTAGTTGGGAAGATAAAATACGAATCAATTGGTGAGTGTTCTATTCTTCTTAAGCCTTGACTGTGATTTTTTAATCAAAGTATTATCCCGTTATCATTACACTGTATTGGCTCCCAACAATCTATTATAGAGTGTTTATCTGTGGCAGGAATATGTAGTTATGCGACCAAAAAGCAGTAAATGCAATAATTGAAGGCATGTGATAGCCTTGTCGGTCGACGAACTGGAGACTGAATGGCAATATTACATCACTCCTTGAGAAGTTGGCAGCTTCCGTTTTTATGATCTTAAATAAAGGTCTGCCGATGTTATTCTGCCTTTAAAGTAAATTTAACTGCTTTAAATCTGAACCTATCTCACAGCTATCCTACCCATTTCTTTGTGATATCTATTTGAAGCCAACATATTTATGGGGTGCCTCCAAAAATGTGATTATCAAGGATATCCTGCCATACAGTGATTTCATAACAGCTTTGGTAATACTTGATTTCCGCTGCTTCCTTTTCGCAAAGTGCCTGCTGTAATTGAAGTTGACTAGCCCTTTTGTATTCCAATTTTTTTTTCGTTACGTTATATCCCTTTGCCTTTACCTGAAGTTCTTTCCAAGCAGCATCCCTAGATTGAAAAGCTGTATCATAAGAACTGATCGCTTCTTTTACATATGCTTTTATTTTATTTTCCAACTCCTGCTTTTGGAGTTGATAATACCTTATTTTAAGCTCTGTCTGACGGTAAGACGAAGCACTTGCTGTTCCAGCAGAACTCAGGTAATTCCGATAACTTCTGATATAGTTCTGTAGTTGATGATAACTTGAATTACTACTTATAAACTTATTAATAGTATCATTCACATCAAATTGCTTTTTCGTATAGATTAAGTTTAATACTATCTTTGCATTATCAGGAATAGCCGTGTCATTTTTAATCGTACGAAGCATTAAATCATATTTATTTTGGTTTTCTGCAATTACTCTATTATTATGTAATACATTGATATTGTCTGTATCTAGAGTTAATTGGGTAATAAGGCCCAGCTTATATTTTATTGTATCTGCTTGCAATAATAAATTTAAATAGTCCTGATATGAATTACTATAATCCACTTGTTCTTTATAAATAATCAGATTGTAACAGTCTTTCATAAATTCATGTTTTAGTTTACTTTCTACCTCTTTCGTAATAAGCTTCTCATAATCACCATAAAAATCCGCAATATCCTCTTGAAGTCCTGTGTCTGCTACATTCATTTCCAACGATTTTCTGCTGCTATTGTATTGGGATAGTTGCATATCGATAGAGGCTATCTGTGCATTTATTTCAGCTATAAGAGATGAATTGTCCGTACCATCAATTGCATTCATTGTTATACTAGATGACGTGACCGCTGATATAGATTCTGTTTCGGCAAATAATGTGTCTCTATAACTAATTAACATCCCTTTGGTTTCATTAAGTTCAACGATTTTCTGCAATACCTCCAGATACTGACTGTTCACACTATCGTAGTTTTCATCCGCAATTGCTTCTGATAATGCTTGAATCCTGTATTCTATCATATTTCTTTGATATGTTGTACTGTTTCCTTCATATCTAGACAATAAATCCTGAAAGCTAAATAAGGTATTTCCATATCCTAGTTCATAGTAAGTTTTATTAATCGAATCCTCCGCAGAAACTGTTATTGTAGGCTGTATGACAATGCATATAATTAAGTATAGTATTATGCTTTTCTTATAAAAAGGTTTGATTTTTCTCATTATCATATTCATCCTTTGCTATTTATCCATCCACAAATCAATTTTTTCTAGCAGGTATATAAGGATCCGTTTGTTTTCTGTAATCATCTGTGCTTGGCATGCCATTCCGGCCTTAAGATTGGCTTTCTGGCCTTTAGAATTATATAATTTATTTTTATCCAGAATCGCTTCAACTAGATAGTATGCAGAGCCCGAGCTTTGATCCACTTTCAAATCATTAGAGATACTAGTTATAGTACCCGTAAGGTAGCCGTACTCACTGTTTGGAAAGGCATAAACATTAAATTTCACCTTCATATCATTTTTTAGCTTACCAATGTCCTCATTACCTACATATATATTAACTTTATAATCACTGTCATTTTCCGGTATTATGCTGA
The nucleotide sequence above comes from Variimorphobacter saccharofermentans. Encoded proteins:
- a CDS encoding transcription repressor NadR, producing the protein MEGSKRRELLVKMLSEQSEPVSGGELSKRLGVSRQVIVQDIALLRASEVNIISTTKGYLIYQAENKQVKRLMKVRHTTEQIEDELCTIVDNGGKVLDVLVTHQIYGPITTALTIRNRQDVYDFVKKVHEKKIVPLKDLTDGVHQHTVETDSEASLDRVEQALDQKGYLIRSE
- a CDS encoding peptidoglycan DD-metalloendopeptidase family protein gives rise to the protein MKKNRFTEFFKGKGYYVLLFVGVIAIAAVAFLGSQMTSNQNSEDENYVDLNETDENIAANEEDNQLAENNPVSEGIANNGSNSTNDTVANDTTTDETPQVVESNGNQIEYEGYADTVKDDTEVAQDTQSNETAKAEAPESVEANSKTVQADNTKAMENLSFKADEGLLWPVNGNVIMNYSMDHTIYFATLMQYKCNPAIIIDAEVGTEVKAAATGIVSSIDTDNEETGLTVTVNIGDGYSVVYGQLDNVSLEVGDMVNEGDIIGTVSEPTKYYTLEGSNLYFQVLENEQTVNPMLLLR
- a CDS encoding nitroreductase family protein, giving the protein MENIMENTTLMDIFKRRSIRKFQAKEVPKEVITVLLYAAMNAPSACNQRCWHFVVIRDQEIKDKLSQIHGGYHTIKNAPVSILVCGEPKAATLPSFWEHDCAAASENILIAAQSLGLGGVWQGANPAEPEQLDMVSDFVRLPVGIKPFAILSIGYPAETGNVKDKFDPNKIHFDYQW
- a CDS encoding winged helix-turn-helix transcriptional regulator — encoded protein: MVTFNGKTYECPLEMTIDLIGGKWKVLLLWHLSKGPLRFNELSRIFPHLSTKMLTQQLRDLERDGLVHRNIYPQVPPKVEYTLTDLGHSMMPILQEMNRWGTSHINTQIPQSDQ